Proteins encoded by one window of Arachis ipaensis cultivar K30076 chromosome B04, Araip1.1, whole genome shotgun sequence:
- the LOC107638030 gene encoding phenylalanine--tRNA ligase, chloroplastic/mitochondrial-like — MVGCPVFDYKKLAMCELVRGIAGDLVEEVQLIDNFTNKKGMTSHCYRIAYRSTERSLTDDEINDLQWKVRDQVQSKLNVVLR; from the exons ATGGTTGGCTGTCCAGTTTTCGATTATAAGAAATTAGCAATGTGTGAACTTGTTAGAGGAATTGCTGGGGATCTTGTAGAAGAG GTGCAATTAATAGACAATTTTACCAACAAGAAAGGAATGACCAGCCACTGCTATAGGATTGCATATAGGTCGACGGAACGTTCTCTTACAGATGATGAAATTAATGATCTACAg TGGAAAGTGAGAGATCAGGTGCAAAGCAAATTAAATGTTGTGTTAAGATGA
- the LOC110271232 gene encoding receptor-like protein 12, whose translation MQFNWWNSNLDMNLTGLQRLGLQENHLQGEVPHSLFSLENLHTLSLSSNSLEGEIENDMFLKLKMLSYLSLSDNKLSLLPGKGSSNGTLPPLEVVELDSCNLVEFPSFLQDLDQLAFLGLSNNDFKSVVPNWIWEKKSLQSLSISGSSLTGEISPLICNLKSLVLLDLAYNNLNGTIPSCLGSSSQSLQIIMLHGNKLFGHLPQTYVMGSALKMIDVTDNNLQGQLPRELVNCRMLEFLDVSYNAINDSFPYWLGSLPELKVIGLRFNEFHGIINCPNICTFPKLHILDLSHNKFSGNLIPEMIMNLKSMTTSNISQLQYEDSIVFFGGENWFTHVSYSFTMSNKGVVTDYEQIQKTFYCMVAIDISGNKISGEIPSVLGDLKSLVLLNMSNNLFIGHIPSSFGKLSNLEALDLSLNGLSGKIPQELAELTFFEFFNVSFNKLSGPIPENKQFSTFEGNSFVGNQGLCGIQLKKQCRDSSWSPPTVLDNDHDSGSIIEFDWKIILIGYGGGVVAGLALGNAFGLDILAWLKNKKLLCFSYPF comes from the coding sequence ATGCAATTTAACTGGTGGAATTCCAACTTGGATATGAACCTAACTGGCTTACAGCGGTTGGGTCTTCAAGAAAATCACCTTCAAGGTGAAGTTCCTCACTCTCTGTTTTCACTAGAGAATCTTCACACACTTTCTCTTAGTAGTAATTCTTTGGAAGGAGAGATTGAGAATGATATGTTTTTGAAGCTCAAAATGCTTAGTTATCTTTCTTTATCTGACAACAAACTCTCTTTGCTCCCGGGAAAAGGTTCTTCCAATGGAACCCTTCCTCCATTAGAAGTTGTAGAATTGGATTCATGCAATTTGGTTGAATTCCCATCCTTTTTGCAAGACTTGGATCAACTGGCATTTCTAGGCTTATCAAACAATGATTTCAAGTCAGTGGTACCTAACTGGATTTGGGAGAAAAAATCTCTTCAAAGTTTGTCCATTTCGGGGAGTTCATTGACAGGGGAAATATCTCCATTGATCTGCAATCTAAAATCCCTTGTGCTTCTTGATCTGGCCTATAATAACTTAAATGGCACCATTCCATCATGTTTGGGAAGCTCTAGCCAATCTCTTCAAATCATCATGCTACATGGAAACAAATTGTTTGGCCACCTTCCTCAAACATATGTCATGGGAAGTGCCCTTAAGATGATTGATGTCACTGACAACAATTTGCAAGGCCAGCTGCCAAGAGAATTGGTCAATTGTAGAATGCTTGAGTTTCTTGACGTGAGCTATAACGCGATCAACGACTCATTTCCCTACTGGTTGGGATCACTTCCTGAGCTGAAAGTTATCGGCTTACGTTTTAATGAATTTCATGGAATCATAAATTGCCCAAATATATGCACATTTCCAAAGCTTCACATTCTTGATCTTTCCCACAATAAGTTCTCTGGAAATTTGATTCCAGAGATGATCATGAATTTGAAGTCCATGACAACTTCCAACATAAGCCAATTACAATATGAGGATTCGATTGTCTTTTTTGGGGGGGAAAATTGGTTTACTCATGTTTCCTATTCATTCACAATGTCTAACAAAGGGGTTGTCACAGATTATGAGCAAATTCAGAAAACATTTTACTGCATGGTAGCCATTGATATTTCGGGTAACAAAATTTCTGGAGAGATTCCATCTGTTTTGGGGGATCTCAAGAGTCTTGTTTTGCTCAACATGTCCAATAACTTGTTTATTGGTCACATTCCATCTTCCTTTGGAAAGCTCTCAAACCTTGAAGCACTTGACCTTTCCCTCAATGGCCTGTCAGGAAAAATTCCCCAAGAATTAGCAGAACTCACCTTTTTTGAGTTTTTCAATGTGTCCTTTAACAAACTCTCAGGTCCTATACCAGAAAACAAGCAATTTTCTACGTTTGAAGGAAACTCCTTCGTGGGAAACCAAGGCCTGTGTGGGATACAGTTGAAGAAGCAATGTCGAGATAGTAGTTGGTCTCCCCCAACTGTACTTGATAATGATCATGACTCAGGATCTATCATTGAATTCGATTGGAAAATAATTCTAATTGGATACGGAGGAGGAGTTGTTGCTGGACTGGCACTTGGAAATGCTTTCGGTTTAGATATTCTTGCATGgttaaaaaataagaaattacTTTGCTTTTCTTACCCCTTTTAA
- the LOC110271587 gene encoding F-box protein SKIP23-like: MGEVDRWTNIYQDLLNEITKRFHSYDNDYLQLRLVCKPWNMKLPKIPNGNKVPWLLLPIGGGGGAAAKESCEEFQSREEEDIYHIMQLPTIEEEIPDTGGLEEEGIYHLILPELQDNNICGSCHGWLIIVMVYEGTIRMLNPFTKIHFELPPISTLPNVIDINGDECTIYFGGQIITRNTVRMHKTQIWKAIINSTPTNDNNNDFIAVVIYGGLCSLAFYKPNDKRWHRFSTRYTDICDVIFFQEKIYAVDYEGQLYEFDTKNKSGPVGRIYEATPPPSDIVFGSFKCYYLIGCDNGSLLMLIRHIRHRYLGNKKYFAETVKFYVYELKKNEKAWSRIYDLGNYILVIGLNSSVQILSSNFLNCKGNQIYFTDNMRLVHSSDFATHHDVGIFNLEDGTFKRLLTDVKFFCSPVWILS; encoded by the coding sequence ATGGGTGAGGTTGATCGATGGACAAACATTTATCAAGATTTGTTAAACGAAATTACAAAGCGGTTTCATTCATATGACAATGACTACCTTCAACTACGATTGGTCTGTAAGCCATGGAACATGAAACTTCCAAAGATCCCTAACGGCAACAAAGTTCCCTGGCTGCTACTACctattggtggtggtggtggtgctgctGCTAAAGAATCTTGTGAAGAATTTCAATCTCGTGAAGAGGAGGACATTTACCATATCATGCAATTACCTACCATTGAGGAAGAAATTCCTGACACAGGTGGTCTTGAAGAGGAGGGGATTTATCATCTTATTCTACCAGAGCTGCAAGACAACAACATATGTGGTTCTTGTCATGGATGGTTGATAATCGTCATGGTATATGAAGGTACGATAAGAATGTTAAATCCTTTTACAAAGATTCATTTCGAACTTCCTCCAATTTCAACTCTCCCCAATGTAATTGATATTAACGGGGATGAATGTACTATTTATTTTGGGGGCCAAATTATCACTCGAAATACCGTTCGTATGCATAAGACCCAAATTTGGAAGGCTATTATAAATTCAACTCCTACCAACGATAATAACAATGATTTTATAGCTGTGGTCATATATGGAGGTCTTTGTAGTTTGGCTTTTTACAAGCCTAATGACAAGAGATGGCATAGATTTTCAACAAGATACACCGACATTTGCGATGTCATATTTTTTCAAGAGAAAATATATGCAGTAGATTACGAAGGCCAACTATACGAATTTGATACCAAAAATAAATCAGGACCAGTGGGAAGAATTTATGAAGCCACACCACCTCCATCGGATATTGTCTTCGGAAGCTTCAAGTGTTACTATCTAATTGGATGTGATAATGGAAGTTTATTGATGTTGATAAGACATATAAGACATCGTTACCTGGGGAATAAAAAGTATTTTGCGGAGACCGTCAAATTCTATGTCTATGAattgaagaaaaatgaaaaagcatGGTCAAGAATATATGATTTGGGAAATTACATACTAGTAATTGGACTCAATTCTTCTGTTCAGATTTTGTCGAGCAATTTtttaaattgcaaaggaaatcaaATCTACTTTACAGATAACATGCGTTTGGTTCACTCATCAGACTTTGCTACGCATCATGACGTTGGCATCTTCAATTTGGAAGACGGGACTTTCAAAAGATTGTTAACAGATGTGAAATTTTTTTGTTCTCCTGTTTGGATATTATCCTaa